A window from Apteryx mantelli isolate bAptMan1 chromosome 27, bAptMan1.hap1, whole genome shotgun sequence encodes these proteins:
- the LOC136994315 gene encoding microtubule-actin cross-linking factor 1, isoforms 6/7-like yields the protein MGKPLSRPDCLRQNPTCLGKGEEEDGYIEDCYVPQRSIYDTMRINEQIDQGSKLNQPSKSTLDKVDSSTISSNGTLGASNVFESRPPETKKLDERVIFDALKLSSDVSKSAPAPPRRRPNPERKENVNRRSWKSFMPPNFPEFAERIEASLSEVSEAGASNPSLQEKRESSAMLAESSGHSDHGEPMSESLTLEHVSKSAGTAEVSTAKHLNEDCCDYSQDECQPLLNPEDIHIPVRDFSRGRRLPSATWPRTRKNFIRGSLSDGHQETLEASETDCTVENVNLSPCLSEELLDSGLNILITSNLREKTESELRFEEDERWVMMEEWEEATLSERGKTVLLTDEKKNCCLADISEEREQLATTVDPPASVPGTAHDGGVLGPPLPHELPVPAAVGGADCPLAGSTRSTEDVAVQCEAEDFAPNLGCSASPVVPEQFSDTDSVQMFLELEKQCLNEEEGDGAVSLDLEVQVSVIDSEGPDPQTDSEKIAEAAIEACEHLAPFEASASDSAVVSDLEDFDGTYSSQVVSTVEPATEPYSERETSAITPTDSDGAVSPSPVAAVGTTPVRCTSSSMEEDVHGPLVDQEPWDACAVVGLVPCGATASPEADTSRVSGLEGTISLSDFSALGNDDNQDLLVAGSAIAQLSEETCPGSVSPAQSLPCWPPALDTGAEELGSPQDCSLLKDVEGTEVSDSPEKIDRLLSERTELTNWDISELVSEDEVMDLEKESDGSEGQSHPAESMDGRCGSLTPFRAGSALEQGSEAQLTRVVSAEGLAPETLPWGQALVLAAHMEGSSPSMAIAQEAAPAAFPPAAPAAPVPEAGVLQPGDLDLLFAYAWEDRLADGLPVHGQTPSPTPAEHVCVVPSSIGAFGEEEPGAGSPPPSTASAIPDTWEGLPGALLAAGLLDFGEDLAVLEPSALEMPPATGDAAMDAEEPYAWCPTLDADATAMVVEEPLEAPAPFADEPAAAVPPPPADLPGVQVPAPEDPLSGPMLPAAGKPGMASESAAERATGTEPPGAHELPEEAPAPLEAPGASGMEGPAEPGATPAPGALRAPGHRDASPPAPGEAAAAAGTKGPPAAALAADGPPAPADGFVPDNEAKIADFFGKVFLPASRWVAGCHVARRKCIRRLNPVKEITCVLRALTDGGVRQGSGSAALTAAVSESKGVVGVAVCPSRCLAVAAAGLSARWDHGTQSPGR from the exons ATGGGCAAACCACTAAGCAGGCCAGACTGTTTACGGCAGAATCCCACTTGCCTGGGGAAGGGCGAGGAAGAGGATGGTTATATAGAGGATTGCTACGTCCCCCAGAGGTCCATATACGACACGATGAGGATTAACGAGCAAATCGATCAGGGATCAAAGCTTAACCAGCCTTCCAAAAGCACCCTGGATAAGGTGGACAGCAGTACAATATCCAGCAATGGGACTCTGGGAGCTTCCAATGTGTTTGAATCGAGGCCGCCAGAAACTAAAAAATTGGACGAGAGGGTCATTTTCGATGCACTGAAACTCAGCAGCGATGTCTCCAAGTCGGCACCGGCTCCACCCAGGAGACGGCCAAATCctgaaaggaaagagaatgtAAACAGGAGGTCGTGGAAATCATTTATGCCACCAAATTTTCCTGAGTTTGCAGAAAGGATCGAGGCCTCCCTGAGCGAAGTCTCGGAAGCTGGTGCCTCAAATCCCTCCCTTCAAGAAAAAAGGGAGTCAAGTGCCATGTTAGCTGAGAGCTCTGGGCATTCGGACCACGGGGAGCCCATGTCCGAGTCTCTAACTTTGGAGCATGTCTCCAAATCAGCCGGCACCGCGGAAGTTTCGACGGCCAAGCACTTAAATGAGGACTGCTGTGACTATTCCCAGGATGAGTGCCAACCCCTTCTAAATCCAGAAGATATCCACATCCCTGTTAGGGACTTCTCACGGGGTCGCAGGCTTCCGAGTGCCACCTGGCCGCGAACGAGGAAAAATTTCATCAGGGGAAGCCTGAGCGATGGGCACCAGGAGACCCTGGAGGCCTCGGAAACGGACTGTACCGTGGAAAACGTGAATCTCTCTCCTTGCCTAAGCGAGGAGCTGCTGGATTCAGGACTGAATATTCTCATCACCTCCAATCTCAGAGAAAAAACGGAGTCGGAGCTGAGATTTGAGGAGGATGAGAGATGGGTAATGATGGAGGAGTGGGAGGAGGCGACACTGTCAGAGAGAGGAAAGACTGTTCTGTTGACAGATGAGAAAAAGAACTGTTGCTTGGCAGATATTTCGGAAGAAAGGGAACAATTAGCCACCACAGTGGACCCTCCTGCCTCCGTCCCGGGGACGGCTCACGACGGTGGGGTGCTTGGGCCACCGCTCCCCCATGAGCTCCCGGTGCCCGCAGCCGTGGGGGGTGCCGATTGCCCCCTCGCCGGGAGCACGCGCAGCACTGAAGATGTAGCAGTGCAGTGCGAAGCCGAGGACTTTGCTCCAAATTTGGGGTGCTCCGCCAGTCCCGTTGTCCCAGAACAGTTCTCCGACACAGACTCAGTGCAGATGTTCCTGGAGCTGGAGAAGCAGTGTCTCAATGAAGAGGAGGGAGATGGAGCCGTCTCCCTTGATCTGGAGGTTCAGGTCTCCGTGATAGACTCGGAAGGGCCGGACCCACAGACAGACTCGGAAAAAATTGCCGAGGCAGCAATTGAAGCTTGCGAGCATCTGGCTCCTTTTGAAGCCAGTGCTTCTGACTCTGCCGTTGTGTCAGACCTGGAGGACTTTGATGGCACGTATAGCTCGCAAGTGGTGAGTACAGTAGAGCCCGCTACGGAGCCGTACTCGGAAAGGGAAACCTCGGCCATCACCCCGACGGACTCGGATGGAGCTGTCTCTCCCAGCCCTGTTGCTGCGGTGGGGACAACACCAGTCCGATGTACATCAAGTTCAATGGAGGAGGATGTCCATGGCCCACTGGTGGACCAAGAGCCATGGGACGCCTGTGCCGTGGTGGGGCTGGTGCCTTGTGGAGCGACAGCATCTCCTGAGGCAGATACAAGCCGGGTTTCTGGCCTCGAGGGTACAATTTCTCTCTCCGATTTTTCTGCACTGGGGAATGACGATAATCAAGACTTGTTGGTCGCCGGTAGTGCAATAGCACAGCTCTCCGAGGAGACATGTCCAGGGAGCGTGTCTCCAGCTCAGTCGCTGCCCTGCTGGCCACCAGCTCTGGACACGGGGGCCGAGGAGCTCGGCTCGCCCCAGGACTGCTCTTTGCTGAAAGATGTCGAGGGGACGGAGGTGTCCGATAGCCCCGAGAAGATCGATCGGCTTCTGTCTGAAAGGACTGAGCTCACGAACTGGGACATCTCAGAGTTGGTCTCTGAGGATGAAGTCATGGATTTGGAAAAAGAGAGCGACGGATCTGAGGGCCAGAGTCATCCAGCAGAAAGCATGGACGGTCGCTGCGGTTCCCTGACGCCTTTCCGTGCCGGTTCTGCGTTGGAGCAGGGCTCTGAGGCACAGCTAACGCGCGTGGTGTCTGCCGAGGGGCTCGCGCCGGAGACCCTTCCCTGGGGTCAGGCCCTGGTGTTGGCTGCCCACATGGAGGGGTCCTCCCCAAGCATGGCCATCGCTCAGGAGGCAGCGCCGGCCGCCttcccgccggcagccccggctgcccccgtgcCGGAGGCGGGCGTCTTGCAACCGGGAGACTTGGACTTGCTGTTCGCCTATGCCTGGGAGGACAGACTGGCAGACGGGCTGCCCGTGCACGGACAGACCCCCTCTCCGACGCCTGCGGAGCACGTGTGCGTGGTGCCCAGCTCCATAGGTGCCTTCGGTGAGGAGGAACCGGGAGCAGGGAGCCCACCACCCAGCACGGCCTCGGCCATCCCGGACACCTGGGAAGGGCTCCCTGGAGCATTGCTGGCTGCTGGCCTGCTGGATTTTGGGGAGGATCTGGCTGTCCTGGAGCCCAgcgctttggagatgccaccagCCACCGGAGATGCTGCCATGGACGCCGAAGAGCCGTATGCTTGGTGCCCAACACTGGATGCCGACGCGACCGCCATGGTGGTGGAAGAGCCTCTGGAAGCCCCGGCGCCGTTTGCCGACGAGCCTGCAGCTGCTGTGCCGCCACCGCCGGCCGACTTGCCGGGTGTCCAGGTGCCGGCGCCGGAGGATCCCCTCTCCGGCCCCATGCTGCCGGCTGCAGGGAAACCAGGAATGGCGTCAGAGAGCGCAGCTGAACGTGCCACGGGCACCGAGCCGCCCGGCGCGCACGAGCTCCCCGAGGAAGCGCCAGCTCCGCTGGAGGCTCCTGGAGCATCTGGCATGGAGGGACCCGCGGAGCCGGGAGCCACCCCAGCGCCGGGCGCTCTCCGTGCCCCGGGCCACCGCGACGCGTCCCCGCCAGCCCCCGGCGAGGCGGCCGCAGCGGCCGGCACAAAggggcctcccgccgcggcgctcgCTGCCGACGGGCCTCCCGCTCCGGCAGATGGATTCGTTCCAGATAATGAG GCAAAAATTGCAGATTTCTTCGGGAAGGTTTTCTTGCCAGCGTCTCGCTGGGTAGCTGGTTGCCATGTTGCAAGAAGAAAATGTATTCGGAGGCTGAATCCCGTAAAAGAAATAACGTGCGTCCTGCGCG CGTTGACGGATGGAGGCGTGCGCCAGGGGAGCGGCTCGGCGGCGCTGACCGCGGCCGTGTCCGAAAGCAAAGGCGTTGTTGGCGTGGCGGTTTGTCCGTCACGGTgcctggcggtggcggcggcggggttAAGCGCCCGGTGGGATCACGGGACGCAGTCGCCCGGGAGATGA